TTTATTTGGGTTTTGGATATAAAAAGTCAAGATTACTTATTAAGTAAGGAATATGGTGTATATTAATTATTCATGTATAATCAAAATAACTTTATTTTTTTGTTGATTTTATGTGAATGAATAAAGGGTTTAGTATTGCTAATTAATATTATTAAAAATATTATAATAGCGGAATTATTTTGAATAATTATTAAGAATTGACTATGGAGTTAATATGATGCCTGATATTAGTGATCTTTCGGTAGAAGAGTTAGAGCGTTTAGCAGCACAAGCTGAAGCCTTGATTGAATCAAAAAAAGATCAAAAAATAGAAGATGCTTATAATAAAATTATTGAAATTGCAGAAGCTGCGGGTCTAACTTTAGAACAGTTCATCGAATATGGTACGCATAAACGTAAAAAGACAACGCGTAAAGCCGTTGAACCACGTTATCGTAACAAAAACAATGCAGCAGAAACATGGACTGGACGTGGTAAACAACCTCGTTGGTTAGTGGCGGAAATTGAAAAAGGCGCTAAATTAGAAGATTTCTTGATCTAATCTTCATGTAAATGTCATGCAAAGTCCCTAAAATCTAAAGAACCAAGCAAAACTGCTTGGTTTTTTTATAAGAGTCAATTGGAGATACTCGAAAATTATGCATAATGTGTAGTCATAACTCAGGCATCATCTTGCATGGAAGAATAAATGAATATGTGTTGGTATGGCTAGATGAATAAAAAATCGAAACAGTTAACATGGTGGATTCTTGGCATTGTTGCCTTTTTCATTTTTGTATTATTACAAGTACCTGCGACGTGGTTAATTTCTAAATTTTATAAAAACAATCAAATTTTACACAATGTCAGTGGCAATATTTGGCAAGGTCAAGCAGATTGGCAGCAAGGCAATTTACGCGGCTCAGTGACTTGGCACACACGTCCTTTTGATTTGATTTTGTTGCGTGCGGGTGCAAATGTTGAAATTCATAGTGGGCAAACACAGCTTAACGGTGTTGCAGCATATGGTTTGGGTAAGCGAGTCACCATTAAAAATATGACGGGACAAATTGCACCAGAAACACTGAAAAGCATTGTTGATTGGCAATGGCCCGTCAATGCCATTCAACTTAAAGATGTCAGTTTTAAGTTTAAGCAAGAGACAGGTTTTAGTGAAAGTGATGGTCAACTACAGTGGGCGGGTGGTGAGTTAATTTACACCTATGCTCAGCGCCAAGATCGTATGAATATGCCATCGTTGAATGGTCAACTGAAGGATGAAGCAGGTAAACTGATTTTTGATATTCAAGATCAACGTAGTCAAAAAATGGTCAATATTACTTTAGATCCCACAATGATGCTCGATGTGCAATTGACACAACGTTTCTTGTTAAATGTCCCTTCTTATGATGGTAAAGCTGGTTTAGATACTTATGTAATCAGTAGTCGTCAGCCTTTGTTGCAAGGAGGCTCATAACCATGAATTTTCAACAACACCTTGAACATATTTCGTGGAAAAAGCTCGATAAACTTGCGCCTGTGGTTTTATTGTTATTGATTTTGGCAATCGCTTGGAAATTGGCTGCAATGTTTTGGTGGGTGATTGCACCTCCTCAAGTGATACAGCCCGAAGCGGTGCAGCTTGGGGCACAACAACCCCAAGTTCCGAATATTTCGAGTTTTGCACTATTTTATGAAGCCAATAAAAGTGAAGCCGCGGCGGATGAAACTATTCCAATGCAATTGCAAGGCGTGGTTGTAGGTTATCCAAGCCGAAACTCCTCAGCTGTAATTAAGGTTAATGAAGTTGCAGACCGTTTTATTGTTGGACAGAATATTGACAACAGTGGCTATGAATTGTCAGAAGTATATTGGGATCGGGTCATTTTACGTCAGGCAAGTGGTGCAACTCGAGAGTTAAAATTTAATAGTTTAGGTAGCTTGTACCAACCTATTGAGCCAAATCAATCGGGTTCAGCAAGTGTCGCACCACTCCAACAAGATGTACAGCCTGCAACAGAGCCTTCACCGAGTAATAGTCAAAGCGCACTGACTCAAGCCATTGAGAAAATGAATCAAGACAAAGATCAATATTTAAAAAATATGGGCGTCAATACACAAGGTGGACAGGGCTAT
The DNA window shown above is from Acinetobacter piscicola and carries:
- a CDS encoding H-NS family nucleoid-associated regulatory protein — encoded protein: MMPDISDLSVEELERLAAQAEALIESKKDQKIEDAYNKIIEIAEAAGLTLEQFIEYGTHKRKKTTRKAVEPRYRNKNNAAETWTGRGKQPRWLVAEIEKGAKLEDFLI
- the gspN gene encoding type II secretion system protein N → MNKKSKQLTWWILGIVAFFIFVLLQVPATWLISKFYKNNQILHNVSGNIWQGQADWQQGNLRGSVTWHTRPFDLILLRAGANVEIHSGQTQLNGVAAYGLGKRVTIKNMTGQIAPETLKSIVDWQWPVNAIQLKDVSFKFKQETGFSESDGQLQWAGGELIYTYAQRQDRMNMPSLNGQLKDEAGKLIFDIQDQRSQKMVNITLDPTMMLDVQLTQRFLLNVPSYDGKAGLDTYVISSRQPLLQGGS
- a CDS encoding type II secretion system protein N is translated as MNFQQHLEHISWKKLDKLAPVVLLLLILAIAWKLAAMFWWVIAPPQVIQPEAVQLGAQQPQVPNISSFALFYEANKSEAAADETIPMQLQGVVVGYPSRNSSAVIKVNEVADRFIVGQNIDNSGYELSEVYWDRVILRQASGATRELKFNSLGSLYQPIEPNQSGSASVAPLQQDVQPATEPSPSNSQSALTQAIEKMNQDKDQYLKNMGVNTQGGQGYEVTDQTPAVLRNKLGLRSGDRIISLNGQAVGQGQSDIQLLEQAKRDGKVRIEIKRGDQVMTIQQSL